The following coding sequences lie in one Arachis ipaensis cultivar K30076 chromosome B05, Araip1.1, whole genome shotgun sequence genomic window:
- the LOC107643995 gene encoding phosphoribosylglycinamide formyltransferase, chloroplastic isoform X1, whose product MEAQKILSRLCPKTPSLLLPSHKKLHTLPYVGPKNLGILRLGCSYTEGKKKRVFCVRRTVEEEEAKEVKVGATALVRRKKLAVFVSGGGSNFKSIHEASLKGSLHGDVLVLVTNKPDCGGAEYARNNGIPVVVFPKVKDGSDGLSPSELVDTLRSFQVDYILLAGFLKLIPVELIRAYEKSILNIHPSLLPAFGGKGYYGMKVHKAVIASGARYSGPTIHFVDEHYDTGRILAQCAIPVLANDTADELASRVLKEEHRLYVEVVEALCEERIVWREDGVPLIRSKDNPNEFC is encoded by the exons ATGGAAGCTCAAAAAATCCTCTCTAGGCTTTGCCCCAAAACCCCGTCACTCCTGCTACCCTCTCATAAAAAGCTTCATACTTTACCTTATGTTGGGCCCAAGAACCTTGGGATTCTGAGATTGGGATGCAGTTACACTGAGGGAAAGAAGAAAAGGGTCTTTTGTGTGAGGAGGacggtagaagaagaagaagcaaaggaGGTGAAAGTTGGGGCCACTGCGCTGGTGAGGAGGAAGAAGCTGGCAGTTTTCGTGTCCGGTGGAGGGTCCAACTTCAAGTCCATTCATGAGGCTTCGTTGAAGGGTTCACTCCATGGTGATGTTCTTGTTTTGGTCACAAATAAACCTG ATTGTGGAGGTGCTGAGTATGCAAGAAATAATGGTATCCCAGTTGTTGTGTTCCCTAAAGTAAAGGATGGATCCGATGGGCTATCTCCAAGTGAGCTTGTTGACACACTAAG GAGTTTCCAAGTTGATTATATTCTTTTAGCTGGATTCCTCAAACTTATACCAGTTGAATTGATTCGGGCTTATGAAAAGTCCATATTAAATATTCATCCATCACTTCTTCCAGCTTTTGGAGGCAAAGGATACTATGGTATGAAGGTGCACAAAGCAGTAATTGCTTCAGGCGCAAG ATATTCAGGTCCTACAATTCATTTTGTTGACGAACATTATGACACGGGGCGTATCCTTGCTCAATGTGCCATCCCTGTACTGGCTAATGACACTGCAGACGAGTTGGCTTCCAGGGTTCTCAAGGAG GAACACAGGTTATACGTGGAGGTGGTCGAAGCTTTGTGTGAAGAGCGTATAGTTTGGAGGGAAGACGGTGTCCCTCTCATCCGGAGCAAAGATAACCCCAACGAGTTCTGCTAA
- the LOC107643995 gene encoding phosphoribosylglycinamide formyltransferase, chloroplastic isoform X2 → MLIHEHSFTQTLTFTSLPYSPHGNCGTQRQPTREVVTRHSPRQLLCFVPAPSVFGRLCFLCFLCSSVRLCCPGRLGFLVPRLSLLPPSSSCWLLFEALLSLAGGLLCGGATLQGPQVGKSSLTLFLAFCFCCRSFQVDYILLAGFLKLIPVELIRAYEKSILNIHPSLLPAFGGKGYYGMKVHKAVIASGARYSGPTIHFVDEHYDTGRILAQCAIPVLANDTADELASRVLKEEHRLYVEVVEALCEERIVWREDGVPLIRSKDNPNEFC, encoded by the exons atgtTAATTCATGAACACAGCTTCACTCAAACACTCACCTTCACCTCTCTACCTTACTCACCGCACGGTAACTGCGGAACACAACGGCAGCCAACAAGGGAGGTCGTCACTCGTCACTCTCCTCGCCAGCTCCTCTGTTTCGTCCCCGCGCCGTCAGTGTTTGGTCGCCTCTGCTTCCTCTGCTTCCTCTGCTCCTCTGTCCGTCTGTGTTGTCCCGGCCGCCTTGGCTTCTTAGTGCCTCGCCTGTCTCTGCTTCCCCCGTCGTCATCGTGTTGGCTCCTCTTCGAAGCTCTGCTCTCTCTCGCCGGCGGCTTGCTCTGCGGCGGTGCAACACTGCAAGGACCCCAAGTTGGAAAATCGTCCCTGACTCTGTTTCTGGCTTTCTGCTTCTGCTGTAG GAGTTTCCAAGTTGATTATATTCTTTTAGCTGGATTCCTCAAACTTATACCAGTTGAATTGATTCGGGCTTATGAAAAGTCCATATTAAATATTCATCCATCACTTCTTCCAGCTTTTGGAGGCAAAGGATACTATGGTATGAAGGTGCACAAAGCAGTAATTGCTTCAGGCGCAAG ATATTCAGGTCCTACAATTCATTTTGTTGACGAACATTATGACACGGGGCGTATCCTTGCTCAATGTGCCATCCCTGTACTGGCTAATGACACTGCAGACGAGTTGGCTTCCAGGGTTCTCAAGGAG GAACACAGGTTATACGTGGAGGTGGTCGAAGCTTTGTGTGAAGAGCGTATAGTTTGGAGGGAAGACGGTGTCCCTCTCATCCGGAGCAAAGATAACCCCAACGAGTTCTGCTAA
- the LOC107643995 gene encoding phosphoribosylglycinamide formyltransferase, chloroplastic isoform X3: protein MEAQKILSRLCPKTPSLLLPSHKKLHTLPYVGPKNLGILRLGCSYTEGKKKRVFCVRRTVEEEEAKEVKVGATALVRRKKLAVFVSGGGSNFKSIHEASLKGSLHGDVLVLVTNKPDCGGAEYARNNGIPVVVFPKVKDGSDGLSPSELVDTLRSFQVDYILLAGFLKLIPVELIRAYEKSILNIHPSLLPAFGGKGYYGMKVHKAVIASGARYSGPTIHFVDEHYDTGRILAQCAIPVLANDTADELASRVLKEVIRGGGRSFV from the exons ATGGAAGCTCAAAAAATCCTCTCTAGGCTTTGCCCCAAAACCCCGTCACTCCTGCTACCCTCTCATAAAAAGCTTCATACTTTACCTTATGTTGGGCCCAAGAACCTTGGGATTCTGAGATTGGGATGCAGTTACACTGAGGGAAAGAAGAAAAGGGTCTTTTGTGTGAGGAGGacggtagaagaagaagaagcaaaggaGGTGAAAGTTGGGGCCACTGCGCTGGTGAGGAGGAAGAAGCTGGCAGTTTTCGTGTCCGGTGGAGGGTCCAACTTCAAGTCCATTCATGAGGCTTCGTTGAAGGGTTCACTCCATGGTGATGTTCTTGTTTTGGTCACAAATAAACCTG ATTGTGGAGGTGCTGAGTATGCAAGAAATAATGGTATCCCAGTTGTTGTGTTCCCTAAAGTAAAGGATGGATCCGATGGGCTATCTCCAAGTGAGCTTGTTGACACACTAAG GAGTTTCCAAGTTGATTATATTCTTTTAGCTGGATTCCTCAAACTTATACCAGTTGAATTGATTCGGGCTTATGAAAAGTCCATATTAAATATTCATCCATCACTTCTTCCAGCTTTTGGAGGCAAAGGATACTATGGTATGAAGGTGCACAAAGCAGTAATTGCTTCAGGCGCAAG ATATTCAGGTCCTACAATTCATTTTGTTGACGAACATTATGACACGGGGCGTATCCTTGCTCAATGTGCCATCCCTGTACTGGCTAATGACACTGCAGACGAGTTGGCTTCCAGGGTTCTCAAGGAG GTTATACGTGGAGGTGGTCGAAGCTTTGTGTGA
- the LOC107641017 gene encoding uncharacterized protein LOC107641017, translating into MAQSKHIDKVLDRHSDETIANNRLKLKISIDAIRWLAFQLRVAQENNVTNLITNDQIVTGSGLNQIGTLQRAGDTRWGSHLNSVRSLLCMFDATCEVLEKSTEEGNFSTRGDASAAYDAITSFEFVFVLHLMRNILKVSHDLCQALQRKNQDILNALTLISTTKTLIQRMRESSWEAFIKEVILFCEKHEVEVPDMNALHIPRRGRTRKMVDQISVEHHYRVNLFLAIIDTQLQELNGRFNDNMVELLTLSSTLNPRDNYKFFSVNKVCELVERFYPGDFNDQEKFHIRMQAQHYKLDVPNHVELTNLCTISELCQGLTKTEKSLTYPLIDRLIRLVLTLSVSTATTERSFHL; encoded by the exons ATGGCTCAATCTAAGCATATAGACAAAGTTCTTGATAGGCATAGTGATGAAACTATTGCAAATAACCGCTTAAAGTTGAAGATATCTATTGATGCTATTCGATGGCTTGCATTTCAA TTAAGGGTTGCTCAAGAAAATAATGTTACAAACTTAATTACCAATGATCAAATTGTGACAGGTAGTGGACTTAATCAAATTGGTACTTTGCAAAGAGCTGGAGATACTAGATGGGGGTCTCATTTGAATTCTGTGCGTAGCTTGTTATGCATGTTTGATGCTACTTGTGAAGTTCTTGAAAAAAGCACGGAAGAAGGTAATTTCTCCACTCGTGGTGATGCTAGTGCTGCTTATGATGCTATCACATCCtttgaatttgtttttgttttgcatTTGATGAGAAATATTTTGAAAGTTAGTCATGATCTTTGTCAAGCTTTGCAACGAAAAAATCAAGATATATTGAACGCTTTAACTCTGATTTCTACTACCAAGACTTTAATCCAAAGAATGAGAGAATCAAGTTGGGAGGCTTTCATAAAAGAAGTTATATTATTTTGTGAGAAACATGAAGTTGAAGTTCCTGATATGAATGCATTGCATATTCCTAGAAGAGGTCGAACTCGCAAAATGGTTGACCAAATTTCAGTGGAGCATCATTACCGTGTTAATTTATTTCTGGCTATAATTGATACACAATTGCAAGAGCTTAATGGAAGATTCAATGATAATATGGTAGAATTACTTACTTTAAGTTCAACTTTAAATCCTAGAGATAATTATAAGTTCTTTAGTGTCAACAAAGTATGTGAACTAGTAGAACGGTTTTATCCAGGTGACTTCAATGACCAAGAAAAATTTCACATTAGAATGCAAGCTCAACATTATAAACTTGATGTTCCTAATCATGTTGAGTTAACTAATTTGTGCACAATTTCGGAGTTATGTCAAGGATTAACGAAGACAGAAAAGTCTTTAACATATCCTTTGATTGATCGTTTGATTCGCTTGGTATTAACTCTCTCTGTTTCAACTGCTACAACTGAGAGATCTTTTCacctatga